The Longimicrobium sp. genome includes a window with the following:
- a CDS encoding MATE family efflux transporter: MTMPVGVAPAPIATRRAPRPGGRRRTLLYLHELRALLRIAGPIIVSQLGAIAMNTTDTIMVGPLGAGPLAAAGLGNALFMAVMIMCTGTLMGMSPLVSQAFGAGDRAECRRVLVQGLWLAALLSLPMTLFCLFGQPIARALDQPPEVSRMAGGYLTALAWGVPPMLLFMAFRQYLDGMGFTRPAMTMTFLGVALNVAGNLVLVYGVQLSVPLFGAVRVPAYGLVGSGWATTIVRWAMFVAMAWYVMRRRDLAPFSGVGLAPVSAQLRRMTGIGLPIGGQLTAEVGVFAFAVVMMGWLSPTAQAAHQVTINIASATFMVAMGTSLAGSIRVGQHVGAGSRRGVQRSTLTTYAVVTAFMMVCVLLFLGAPRWLLGLFTNDPQIVSIGVGLLTMAALFQVFDGAQVAGLCALRGASDTRVPLWITILGYWVIGAPVAYLLGFHTSMGPRGIWAGLVVSLGIVAVMLAFRVRRVMWGPPPARS; encoded by the coding sequence ATGACGATGCCCGTGGGGGTTGCGCCCGCCCCCATCGCGACGCGCCGGGCTCCGCGCCCGGGCGGACGCCGCCGCACGCTGCTGTACCTTCACGAGCTCAGGGCCCTGCTGCGCATCGCGGGGCCGATCATCGTGAGCCAGCTGGGCGCCATCGCCATGAACACCACCGACACCATCATGGTGGGGCCGCTGGGCGCGGGTCCCCTGGCGGCGGCGGGGCTGGGCAACGCGCTGTTCATGGCCGTCATGATCATGTGCACGGGCACGCTGATGGGCATGTCGCCCCTGGTCAGCCAGGCCTTCGGGGCGGGCGACCGGGCGGAGTGCCGCCGGGTGCTGGTGCAGGGGCTGTGGCTGGCCGCGCTGCTGTCGCTGCCCATGACGCTGTTCTGCCTGTTCGGCCAGCCGATCGCGCGGGCGCTGGACCAGCCGCCCGAGGTGTCGCGAATGGCCGGGGGCTACCTGACGGCGCTGGCCTGGGGGGTGCCGCCCATGCTGCTGTTCATGGCCTTTCGCCAGTACCTGGACGGCATGGGCTTCACCCGCCCGGCGATGACCATGACCTTTCTGGGCGTGGCGCTGAACGTGGCGGGCAACCTGGTGCTGGTGTACGGCGTCCAACTTTCCGTCCCCCTCTTCGGCGCGGTGCGCGTTCCGGCGTACGGCCTGGTGGGCTCGGGATGGGCGACGACGATCGTGCGCTGGGCGATGTTCGTGGCGATGGCGTGGTACGTAATGCGCCGCCGCGACCTGGCGCCGTTCTCCGGTGTGGGGCTGGCGCCCGTGTCCGCCCAGCTGCGGCGGATGACGGGCATCGGCCTGCCCATCGGCGGGCAGCTGACCGCCGAGGTGGGGGTGTTCGCCTTCGCGGTGGTGATGATGGGGTGGCTGAGCCCCACGGCGCAGGCGGCGCACCAGGTGACCATCAACATCGCGTCGGCCACCTTCATGGTGGCCATGGGCACCAGCCTGGCGGGCTCCATCCGGGTGGGCCAGCACGTGGGCGCCGGCAGCCGCCGGGGCGTGCAGCGAAGCACGCTGACCACCTACGCCGTGGTCACGGCGTTCATGATGGTGTGCGTGCTGCTGTTCCTGGGTGCGCCGCGGTGGCTGCTGGGGCTGTTCACGAACGATCCGCAGATCGTGAGCATCGGCGTGGGGCTGCTGACGATGGCGGCGCTCTTCCAGGTGTTCGACGGCGCGCAGGTGGCCGGCCTGTGCGCGCTGCGCGGCGCGTCGGACACGCGGGTGCCGCTGTGGATCACCATTTTGGGCTACTGGGTGATCGGCGCGCCGGTGGCGTACCTGCTGGGGTTCCACACGAGCATGGGGCCGCGGGGGATCTGGGCGGGGCTGGTGGTGTCGCTGGGGATCGTGGCGGTGATGCTGGCCTTCCGCGTCCGCCGCGTGATGTGGGGGCCTCCACCGGCCCGAAGCTGA
- a CDS encoding protein-methionine-sulfoxide reductase heme-binding subunit MsrQ, with protein MAAPAPWQLQAARWIRPAAWVAGLVPLALIVAAGFTGGLGAEPIEEVTHRTGFATLLMLMLTLAISPVRRWTGWNWLASARRTLGLCAFLYVCLHLVIYLVDQGFSVGFIVEDVVEHPYVTVGFAAFLLLVPLALTSTKASIRRLGKRWQKLHRLVYLATGLGVLHFLWLVKKDLRDPLIFAAVFAVLMLARLAPRLVAARRRPAPRETRGPVHP; from the coding sequence GTGGCCGCCCCCGCGCCCTGGCAGCTGCAAGCCGCACGCTGGATCCGCCCGGCCGCGTGGGTCGCCGGCCTGGTGCCGCTGGCGCTGATCGTCGCGGCGGGGTTCACCGGCGGCCTGGGCGCCGAGCCCATCGAAGAGGTCACCCACCGCACCGGCTTCGCCACCCTCCTGATGCTGATGCTGACGCTGGCCATCTCCCCCGTCCGGCGGTGGACGGGGTGGAACTGGCTGGCCTCCGCGCGGCGGACGCTGGGGCTGTGCGCATTCCTGTACGTGTGCCTCCATCTCGTCATCTACCTGGTGGACCAGGGCTTCTCCGTCGGCTTCATCGTCGAGGACGTGGTGGAGCACCCGTACGTGACGGTGGGCTTCGCGGCGTTCCTGCTGCTGGTGCCCCTGGCGCTCACGTCCACCAAGGCGTCCATCCGCCGGCTGGGAAAGAGGTGGCAGAAACTCCATCGGCTGGTGTATCTTGCTACGGGGCTCGGCGTGCTGCACTTCCTGTGGCTGGTAAAGAAGGATTTGCGCGACCCGCTGATCTTCGCCGCCGTGTTCGCCGTGCTGATGCTGGCGCGGCTGGCGCCCAGGCTCGTGGCGGCCCGCCGCCGTCCGGCGCCCCGCGAAACACGCGGCCCCGTTCATCCGTAG
- the msrP gene encoding protein-methionine-sulfoxide reductase catalytic subunit MsrP, whose protein sequence is MLIRKPEIPSSEITPEATYLNRRQFFGAAAGALAASALPTSLAACTMDDAEAAQRDEPNSYEDITSYNNFYEFGTDKSDPARLAARTLRTRPWTVEVGGLCDRPGRYAFDDLVRPHQKVDRTYRLRCVEAWSMVIPWRGIPLRDVLARARPRPGARFVEFTTLLDPAQMPGQRRSVLDWPYLEGLRMDEAMHPLTLLATGLYGRDLPAQNGAPLRLVVPWKYGFKSIKSIVRIRFTDRMPATSWARSAPTEYGFYANVNPAVDHPRWTQARERRIGEWRKRATLPFNGYPEVASLYRGMDLRRNF, encoded by the coding sequence ATGCTCATTCGAAAGCCCGAGATCCCGTCGTCCGAGATCACCCCGGAAGCGACGTACCTGAACCGCCGCCAGTTCTTCGGCGCGGCGGCGGGGGCGCTGGCCGCAAGCGCGCTTCCCACGTCGCTGGCCGCGTGCACCATGGACGACGCGGAGGCGGCGCAGCGCGACGAGCCCAACTCGTACGAAGACATTACCTCGTACAACAACTTCTACGAGTTCGGCACCGACAAGAGCGACCCGGCGCGCCTGGCCGCGCGCACGCTGCGCACCCGCCCGTGGACGGTGGAGGTCGGCGGCCTGTGCGACCGCCCGGGGCGCTACGCCTTCGACGACCTGGTTCGCCCGCACCAGAAGGTGGACCGCACCTACCGGCTGCGCTGCGTGGAGGCGTGGTCCATGGTCATCCCCTGGCGCGGCATTCCCCTGCGCGACGTGCTGGCCCGCGCGCGGCCGCGACCCGGCGCGCGCTTCGTGGAGTTCACTACGCTGCTGGACCCGGCGCAGATGCCCGGACAGCGACGGAGCGTGCTGGACTGGCCGTACCTGGAGGGGCTGCGGATGGACGAGGCGATGCATCCCCTGACGCTGCTGGCGACGGGACTGTACGGCCGCGACCTGCCGGCCCAGAACGGCGCGCCCCTGCGGCTGGTGGTGCCGTGGAAGTACGGCTTCAAGTCCATCAAGTCCATCGTGCGCATCCGCTTCACCGACCGGATGCCGGCCACCAGCTGGGCCCGCTCGGCGCCCACGGAGTACGGGTTCTACGCCAACGTGAACCCGGCGGTGGACCATCCCCGGTGGACGCAGGCCCGCGAGCGGCGCATCGGCGAGTGGCGCAAGCGGGCCACGCTCCCCTTCAACGGCTACCCCGAGGTCGCCAGCCTGTACCGCGGGATGGACCTGCGGCGCAACTTCTAG
- a CDS encoding Crp/Fnr family transcriptional regulator: MIDPDALLGIPLLAGLNDAARRELAARSTTRSFAPGEVLWSAGAEPRGFFVVLEGEVRVVRSVGGRQHVIHVEGPGGTLGDVALFAGERYPATAIASGRTTCVAVTRDGLLAAIRQDPELALALLGRLAGRVRQLIGRLDGATSRSVTARLAGYLLARRERAGRDTFPLGRTQAQVAEELGTVREVVVRTLRSLRDQGVIRAEPRGSLTVLDAARLAEMANT, encoded by the coding sequence ATGATCGATCCCGACGCGCTCCTCGGCATTCCCCTCCTCGCCGGGTTGAACGACGCCGCCCGCCGCGAACTGGCGGCGCGCTCCACCACGCGAAGCTTCGCGCCGGGCGAGGTGCTGTGGAGCGCGGGCGCGGAGCCCCGCGGTTTCTTCGTGGTGCTGGAGGGCGAGGTGCGCGTCGTCCGCTCTGTGGGCGGGCGTCAGCACGTGATCCACGTGGAGGGGCCGGGCGGCACGCTGGGTGACGTGGCCCTGTTCGCGGGGGAGCGCTATCCCGCGACGGCCATCGCGTCCGGGCGCACCACCTGCGTGGCGGTGACGCGCGACGGGCTGCTCGCCGCCATCCGCCAGGACCCGGAACTGGCCCTGGCGCTGCTGGGGCGGCTGGCGGGACGGGTGCGGCAGCTGATCGGCCGCCTGGACGGTGCCACGTCGCGAAGCGTGACGGCGCGCCTGGCCGGCTACCTGCTCGCGCGGCGGGAGCGCGCGGGGCGCGACACCTTTCCCCTGGGCAGAACGCAGGCGCAGGTGGCGGAGGAGCTGGGCACGGTGCGAGAGGTGGTGGTCCGCACCCTGCGCTCCCTGCGCGACCAGGGCGTGATCCGCGCCGAGCCCCGCGGCTCGCTCACCGTGCTGGACGCGGCGCGGCTGGCGGAGATGGCGAACACCTGA
- the thpR gene encoding RNA 2',3'-cyclic phosphodiesterase, translating into MAGDGNARLFVAVPMTDEARRAVAAHLRTAAPEGLPGRPVAANNWHLTLRFLGTSTAAQRRGMADALAAAELGGSFAIRFGGLGAFPRPRSARVVWMGITEGVERLQELARIAEQAARTHGYAAEEKPYRPHLTLSRIQPNRDVGRLVESVPALELEMPVREIVIYQSHLGGGPARYEAVEHFPLS; encoded by the coding sequence ATGGCGGGTGATGGAAACGCGCGGCTGTTCGTCGCCGTGCCGATGACGGACGAGGCGCGGCGCGCCGTGGCGGCTCACCTGCGGACCGCGGCGCCGGAGGGGCTGCCCGGGCGGCCGGTGGCCGCGAACAACTGGCACCTGACGCTGCGCTTCCTGGGAACCAGCACGGCGGCGCAGCGGCGCGGGATGGCGGACGCGCTCGCCGCGGCGGAGCTGGGCGGCTCGTTCGCGATCCGCTTCGGCGGGCTGGGCGCGTTTCCGCGGCCCCGGAGCGCGCGGGTGGTGTGGATGGGCATCACGGAGGGCGTGGAGCGGCTGCAGGAACTGGCGCGCATCGCGGAGCAGGCGGCGCGGACCCACGGCTACGCGGCGGAGGAGAAGCCGTATCGCCCGCACCTGACGCTCAGCCGCATTCAGCCCAACCGCGACGTGGGCCGCCTGGTGGAGTCCGTCCCCGCGCTGGAGCTGGAGATGCCCGTGCGCGAGATCGTCATCTACCAGAGCCACCTGGGCGGCGGACCCGCGCGATACGAAGCGGTGGAACACTTCCCGCTGAGCTGA
- a CDS encoding SDR family NAD(P)-dependent oxidoreductase: protein MQLENKVALITGGGEGIGKATALLFAQQGAKVAILGRHRENLDPVVAEITRGGGEAIPVCADISKPDEMQAAIKEVVDRWGQLDIVFANAGVNGVWAPIEELEPEEWDNTLSINLKGTFLTVKYAAPHLKKKGGSVIVNASINGTRIFSNTGATAYSSSKAGQVAFTKMVALELAPFKVRVNVICPGAIESSIDDNTERRNLDEVQIPVEFPEGNQPLERAPGKAEQVAQLVLFLASDLSDHITGTEIWIDGAESLIKG from the coding sequence ATGCAGCTGGAGAACAAGGTCGCGCTGATCACCGGCGGCGGCGAAGGCATCGGAAAGGCGACCGCGCTGCTGTTCGCGCAGCAGGGCGCCAAGGTGGCCATCCTGGGCCGCCACCGCGAGAACCTGGACCCTGTCGTCGCCGAGATCACCCGCGGCGGCGGCGAGGCCATTCCCGTCTGCGCCGACATCTCGAAGCCAGACGAGATGCAGGCGGCGATCAAGGAGGTCGTCGACCGCTGGGGCCAGTTGGACATCGTCTTCGCCAACGCGGGTGTCAACGGCGTGTGGGCACCCATAGAGGAGCTGGAGCCGGAGGAGTGGGACAACACGCTGTCCATCAACCTCAAGGGCACCTTTTTGACGGTGAAGTACGCGGCGCCGCACCTGAAGAAGAAGGGTGGTTCGGTGATCGTGAACGCGTCCATCAACGGCACACGCATCTTCAGCAACACGGGCGCGACGGCGTACTCGTCGTCCAAGGCGGGACAGGTGGCGTTCACCAAGATGGTGGCGCTGGAGCTGGCCCCGTTCAAGGTACGCGTGAACGTGATCTGCCCGGGTGCCATCGAAAGCAGCATCGACGACAATACCGAGCGGCGCAACCTGGACGAGGTGCAGATTCCGGTGGAGTTCCCGGAGGGCAACCAGCCGCTGGAGCGCGCCCCTGGCAAGGCCGAGCAGGTGGCGCAGCTGGTGCTGTTCCTGGCGTCGGACCTGTCGGACCACATCACCGGCACGGAAATCTGGATCGACGGCGCCGAGTCCCTGATCAAGGGGTGA
- a CDS encoding OsmC family protein: MKIILLSDDRIRLEGGGGPMSIEAESAAMQYSPFHMLASSLATCTYSVVASWGTNAKLNVDDLAVEVGWSFAEEPHRVGEMSVVLDWPSLPPERRNVATRAAGLCTVKKTLEMPPKLSTEVKA; this comes from the coding sequence GTGAAGATCATCCTCCTTTCCGACGACCGCATTCGGCTGGAAGGCGGGGGCGGGCCGATGTCCATCGAGGCGGAAAGCGCGGCGATGCAATACTCGCCCTTCCACATGCTGGCCAGCAGCCTGGCGACGTGCACCTACTCGGTGGTGGCGTCGTGGGGAACCAACGCCAAGCTGAACGTGGACGACCTGGCGGTGGAGGTGGGGTGGAGCTTCGCCGAGGAGCCGCACCGCGTGGGCGAGATGAGCGTGGTGCTGGACTGGCCCTCGCTTCCGCCGGAGCGCCGGAACGTGGCGACGCGTGCCGCCGGGCTGTGCACGGTGAAGAAGACGCTGGAGATGCCGCCGAAGCTGTCGACGGAGGTCAAGGCATGA
- a CDS encoding DUF393 domain-containing protein — MNTIPVVHFRFGDVQAMAAAAGRPYTVVYDGQCKVCGRLVKLLNKWDTGDELEVIPFQNTTVLSRFPWIPATAYAEAVQLIGPGGKTWQGGEAIEQLLKILPYGLTFGWAFKVPGFGNVFGRFYRWFARNRYKFGCGEHCQMRPQKLDFGDAE; from the coding sequence ATGAACACCATTCCCGTGGTGCACTTTCGCTTCGGCGACGTACAGGCGATGGCGGCCGCCGCGGGCCGCCCCTACACGGTGGTGTACGACGGCCAGTGCAAGGTGTGCGGCCGTCTGGTGAAGTTGCTGAACAAGTGGGACACGGGCGACGAGCTGGAGGTGATTCCGTTCCAGAACACCACCGTGCTCAGCCGCTTCCCCTGGATTCCCGCGACGGCTTACGCCGAGGCGGTGCAGCTGATCGGGCCCGGCGGAAAGACGTGGCAGGGCGGCGAAGCCATCGAGCAGCTGCTAAAGATCCTCCCGTACGGATTGACGTTTGGCTGGGCGTTCAAGGTGCCGGGTTTCGGCAACGTGTTCGGCCGCTTCTACCGGTGGTTCGCGCGCAACCGCTACAAGTTCGGCTGCGGCGAGCACTGCCAGATGCGCCCGCAGAAGCTGGACTTCGGCGACGCGGAGTAG
- a CDS encoding MerR family transcriptional regulator, which translates to MRTWKVGELAKATGLTVRTLHHYDEVRLLSPSHRTAAGHRMYSEGDVQRLQQIVSLRSLGFALDDIRGVLSGRELTPIQIVRMHADRLRQQIRTQQRLVERLDAVAAGLGKAEHVSADELIHLIEETTMFDKYYTPEQLDQLAARREQVGEGRIAEVEAEWPRLMAEVRAEMDRGTDPSDPRVQELARRWTGLVREFTGGDPGIARSLNNLYQNEESVRGMDVGPMREMGAYIARASAAANPQA; encoded by the coding sequence ATGCGGACCTGGAAGGTAGGCGAGCTGGCGAAGGCGACCGGGCTGACGGTGCGCACACTTCACCATTACGACGAGGTCAGGCTGCTTTCGCCGTCGCACCGGACGGCGGCGGGGCACCGGATGTACTCGGAGGGCGACGTGCAGCGGCTTCAGCAGATCGTTTCGCTGCGCAGCCTGGGGTTCGCGCTGGACGACATCCGCGGCGTGCTGAGCGGGCGCGAGCTCACGCCCATCCAGATCGTGCGGATGCACGCCGATCGCCTGCGGCAGCAGATCCGGACGCAGCAGCGGCTGGTCGAAAGGCTGGACGCGGTGGCGGCCGGACTCGGAAAGGCGGAGCACGTTTCCGCCGACGAACTGATACACCTGATCGAGGAGACTACGATGTTCGACAAGTACTACACGCCCGAGCAGCTGGACCAGCTTGCCGCCCGCCGTGAGCAGGTGGGGGAGGGGCGCATTGCGGAGGTCGAGGCCGAGTGGCCGCGCCTGATGGCCGAGGTGCGCGCCGAGATGGATCGCGGCACCGACCCGTCGGACCCGCGCGTGCAGGAGCTGGCGCGGCGGTGGACGGGACTGGTGCGGGAGTTCACCGGCGGCGATCCCGGGATCGCCCGCAGCCTGAACAACCTGTACCAGAACGAGGAGTCGGTGAGGGGGATGGACGTGGGCCCCATGCGCGAGATGGGCGCCTACATCGCCCGGGCGAGCGCCGCGGCCAACCCGCAGGCGTGA
- a CDS encoding NYN domain-containing protein, which yields MRVAFVVDGFNLYHSIRDAEKLVAARPQRWLDLSALCSSYLQVFGRTATMEGIYYFSAIAKHLAASKPDIELRHQAYIDALKSTGVHVTLANFKAREKFVPLKYCRFRIGRWKRRLRVPIPRCSLSYIKAEEKETDVAIASKLFELLHRQTADAVVLISGDTDLLPAIRTGRALFPGAEIALMFPYNRHNAELKRAVAKSFKISKEQYAKYQLPNPVVLPSGHAIRKPPTW from the coding sequence ATGCGGGTGGCGTTCGTCGTGGACGGCTTCAATCTGTACCACTCCATCAGGGACGCGGAAAAACTTGTGGCAGCGCGCCCCCAGCGCTGGCTGGACCTGAGTGCGCTCTGCTCGTCCTACCTTCAGGTGTTCGGGCGCACTGCCACGATGGAAGGCATCTACTACTTCTCTGCCATTGCCAAGCACCTCGCGGCATCCAAGCCGGACATCGAGTTGCGTCACCAGGCGTATATCGACGCACTCAAGAGCACTGGGGTGCACGTGACACTTGCGAACTTCAAAGCACGGGAGAAGTTCGTTCCGCTCAAGTACTGTCGATTCCGTATAGGCCGCTGGAAGAGGCGGCTACGCGTGCCGATACCCCGGTGTAGCCTGAGTTACATCAAAGCGGAGGAGAAGGAAACAGATGTCGCGATCGCGTCGAAGCTGTTCGAACTCCTTCATCGGCAGACGGCCGATGCGGTTGTCTTGATCAGCGGAGATACCGATCTGCTTCCGGCGATTCGGACAGGCCGGGCGCTGTTTCCGGGCGCTGAGATCGCGTTGATGTTCCCCTACAACCGGCACAACGCAGAACTGAAGAGGGCTGTAGCCAAATCGTTCAAGATCTCGAAGGAGCAGTACGCAAAGTATCAGCTTCCAAATCCTGTTGTCCTTCCGTCCGGGCACGCCATCAGGAAACCGCCCACCTGGTAG
- a CDS encoding MFS transporter, which produces MTSSSIDSDAHPHRWRALLLIAFAELLGMGVWFSASAASPRLQELWGLSASQTGWLTGIVQLGFVAGTALAAVLNLADLLPSRWYFAASAVMAAAANAALVVADGYGTAMVLRFLAGVFLAGVYPPAMKMVATWFRSARGLAIGTVVGALTVGKATPYLLRAFPSLGWQEVVLAASAGAFAAAVLVGVGYREGPFPFARRPFAWGLIGQVARDRPVRLAIYGYLGHMFELYAAWTFVSVFFEDFFVSRGYSDVAGQARAGVVAFAMIGAGGAGSVLAGRWADRLGRERITIWAMAVSGCCALAMGWLLRAPAWLAVAVAVVWGFAVVADSAQFSALVTELAPAHAVGTALTLQTAIGFLLTSFSIAAVPHLRDAGGWPLAFGLMAVGPALGIVAMRRLVASRP; this is translated from the coding sequence GTGACCTCGTCGTCCATCGACTCCGACGCACACCCGCACCGCTGGCGCGCGCTGCTGCTGATCGCCTTTGCGGAATTGCTGGGGATGGGCGTGTGGTTCAGCGCCAGCGCGGCGTCGCCGCGGCTGCAGGAGCTGTGGGGGCTCTCGGCGTCGCAGACGGGATGGCTGACCGGGATTGTCCAGCTGGGGTTCGTGGCGGGGACTGCCTTGGCGGCGGTGCTGAACCTGGCGGACCTGCTCCCCAGCCGGTGGTACTTCGCCGCGAGCGCCGTCATGGCCGCCGCGGCGAACGCGGCGTTGGTGGTGGCGGATGGATACGGCACCGCCATGGTGCTGCGCTTTCTTGCGGGCGTGTTCCTGGCGGGCGTGTATCCTCCCGCGATGAAGATGGTTGCCACGTGGTTCCGCTCCGCCCGCGGCCTGGCGATCGGCACCGTCGTCGGGGCGCTCACCGTGGGCAAGGCCACGCCGTACCTGCTGCGCGCGTTTCCGTCGCTAGGGTGGCAGGAGGTGGTGCTGGCGGCATCGGCCGGGGCGTTCGCGGCCGCCGTGCTGGTGGGCGTGGGCTACCGCGAGGGGCCGTTTCCGTTCGCGCGGCGGCCGTTCGCGTGGGGCCTGATTGGGCAGGTGGCGCGCGACCGCCCCGTGCGCCTGGCCATCTACGGCTACCTGGGCCACATGTTCGAACTGTACGCCGCATGGACGTTCGTCAGCGTGTTCTTCGAGGACTTCTTTGTTTCGCGCGGATACTCCGATGTCGCGGGGCAGGCGCGGGCGGGCGTGGTTGCGTTCGCGATGATCGGGGCGGGAGGTGCGGGCTCGGTGCTGGCGGGCCGGTGGGCGGACCGGCTGGGGCGCGAGCGGATCACCATCTGGGCGATGGCGGTCAGCGGGTGCTGCGCATTGGCGATGGGATGGCTCCTGCGTGCGCCCGCATGGCTGGCCGTGGCCGTCGCGGTGGTCTGGGGATTCGCCGTCGTGGCGGATTCCGCCCAGTTCAGCGCGCTGGTCACCGAACTGGCGCCGGCGCACGCGGTGGGAACGGCGCTCACGCTGCAAACGGCGATCGGGTTCCTGCTGACGTCGTTCTCCATCGCCGCCGTCCCGCACCTGCGTGACGCGGGTGGATGGCCGCTGGCCTTCGGACTGATGGCAGTCGGACCCGCGCTGGGCATCGTGGCGATGCGTCGGCTGGTGGCGTCCCGCCCATGA
- a CDS encoding phosphoribosyltransferase, translating to MPVPTVLHPAHSPAGGLSGWFDLSWELFGELCRALAVRVAQDFQPELVIGLATAGVVPAATVATMLQCDFEAMKVTRREHGRVAHAYPRVLSPTPVSARGRRVLIVDEISTSGDTLRLALAAVREVGPAAVRTATSFVRPGGYRPDFHALETGSLIVFPWDQQVIEGGGLVPGAMYTPQA from the coding sequence ATGCCCGTTCCGACCGTGCTTCATCCCGCGCATTCGCCCGCGGGTGGCCTTTCCGGCTGGTTCGATCTGTCGTGGGAGCTGTTCGGTGAGCTGTGCCGCGCCCTGGCGGTGCGGGTGGCGCAGGACTTCCAGCCGGAGCTGGTGATCGGCCTCGCGACTGCCGGGGTGGTGCCCGCGGCCACGGTGGCGACGATGCTGCAGTGCGATTTCGAGGCGATGAAGGTCACCCGCCGCGAGCATGGGCGCGTGGCCCACGCCTATCCGCGCGTACTGTCGCCCACCCCCGTGAGCGCCCGCGGCCGCCGCGTGCTGATCGTGGACGAGATCAGCACCAGCGGCGACACGCTGCGCCTGGCGCTGGCCGCGGTGCGCGAGGTGGGACCGGCGGCGGTGCGGACGGCCACCAGCTTCGTGCGCCCCGGCGGCTACCGCCCGGATTTCCACGCGCTGGAAACCGGCTCGCTGATCGTGTTTCCCTGGGATCAGCAGGTGATCGAGGGCGGCGGACTGGTGCCCGGCGCCATGTACACCCCCCAGGCCTGA
- a CDS encoding SRPBCC family protein — MHTIVIAATATLSVPPQVAYGILIDYREGHPSILPRPHFGELTVESGGTGAGTVFRVQTRQATGMQTLRMRATEPQPGRVLVESDLDSDLVTTFTVDPVDGGKGCRVTIETRWTRGGVRGWMERVLLPPLARPVFLHEMKNLEALGRERMAAKGW; from the coding sequence ATGCACACCATCGTCATCGCCGCCACCGCCACGCTTTCGGTGCCCCCGCAGGTGGCGTACGGCATCCTGATCGACTACCGCGAGGGGCACCCGAGCATCCTTCCCCGCCCGCACTTCGGCGAGTTGACCGTGGAGAGCGGCGGCACCGGGGCCGGCACCGTGTTCCGCGTGCAGACGCGCCAGGCCACGGGCATGCAGACGCTTCGCATGCGGGCCACGGAGCCGCAGCCCGGCCGGGTGCTGGTGGAGAGCGACCTGGATTCCGACCTGGTGACGACGTTCACGGTAGACCCGGTGGATGGCGGGAAGGGCTGCCGGGTGACGATCGAGACGAGGTGGACCCGTGGCGGGGTGCGTGGATGGATGGAGCGGGTGCTCCTGCCCCCGCTCGCCCGGCCCGTCTTCCTGCACGAGATGAAGAACCTGGAGGCGCTCGGCCGCGAACGGATGGCGGCCAAGGGCTGGTGA
- a CDS encoding SDR family NAD(P)-dependent oxidoreductase: MKTLRGKVAVVTGASRGAGRAIAHTLGERGATVYVTGRTTRGSAAPDGMPGTIDDTADEVTALGGQGIAVRCDHSVDADVQALFARVAGERGRVDLLVNNAWSGYEGHAAGLPMDPFWTLSATYWDSMFTTGVRGALVASSLAAPMMAAAGRGLIVNTIAWLEGGYLGHLYYDLAKAALVRMAFGMAAELREHGVAAVALAPGWMRTERVMAAHQRGGFDLSATETPAYLGRAVAALVEDEQVMRWSGQVLAVGALARMYGFTDVDGTQPEVFRVAA, translated from the coding sequence ATGAAGACGCTGCGAGGCAAGGTTGCCGTCGTCACGGGTGCCAGCCGCGGGGCCGGACGTGCTATCGCCCATACGCTGGGCGAGCGCGGCGCGACCGTTTACGTCACCGGCCGCACCACGCGTGGGAGCGCGGCGCCGGACGGCATGCCGGGAACCATCGACGACACCGCGGACGAAGTGACGGCGCTGGGCGGGCAGGGGATCGCGGTGCGCTGCGACCATTCCGTCGATGCCGACGTTCAGGCGCTGTTCGCGCGCGTCGCTGGCGAGCGGGGACGCGTGGACCTGCTGGTGAACAACGCGTGGAGCGGCTACGAGGGGCATGCCGCCGGGCTGCCGATGGACCCGTTCTGGACCCTTTCCGCCACGTACTGGGACAGCATGTTCACCACCGGCGTACGCGGCGCGCTGGTCGCCAGCAGCCTCGCGGCACCGATGATGGCCGCGGCGGGGCGCGGGCTGATCGTGAACACCATCGCGTGGCTGGAGGGCGGGTACCTGGGGCACCTGTACTACGACTTGGCCAAGGCCGCGCTGGTGCGGATGGCGTTCGGGATGGCGGCGGAGCTGCGGGAGCACGGCGTGGCCGCGGTGGCCCTGGCACCCGGATGGATGCGCACGGAGCGCGTCATGGCGGCGCACCAGCGCGGCGGGTTCGACCTGTCCGCTACCGAAACGCCCGCGTACCTGGGCCGCGCCGTCGCCGCGCTGGTCGAAGACGAGCAGGTGATGCGCTGGTCGGGGCAGGTGCTGGCCGTCGGGGCGCTGGCGCGCATGTACGGCTTCACCGACGTGGACGGCACCCAGCCGGAGGTGTTTCGCGTCGCGGCCTGA